From Cannabis sativa cultivar Pink pepper isolate KNU-18-1 chromosome 8, ASM2916894v1, whole genome shotgun sequence, a single genomic window includes:
- the LOC115699164 gene encoding protein root UVB sensitive 3 isoform X2, which translates to MEVSSSSSPPPPPSFILEEWNGSSSTKLSKTATITASPSLCIRRSTSYFHHVWGRILQAFVPEGFPNSVTPDYVPFQVWDSLQGLSTYIRTMLSTQALLSAIGVGEKSATVIGATFQWFLRDLTGMVGGILFTFYQGSNLDSNAKMWRLVADLMNDLGMLMDLTSPLFPSAFVFVVCLGSLSRSFTGVASGATRAALTQHFALQNNAADISAKEGSQETLATMSGMALGMFLARITMGHPLAIWFSFLSLTVFHMYANYKAVQCLALSSINPQRISILLQHFMNTGQVLFAEQVSKMEHILPIWASSWRSKCSNLLHMQIRLGVRVSAMSHPELTDLLRNAGSHYRKAKYVLVERNGIISVILHKDSTSEDVLQSFVHAYVMATLIGKTSSIHTESQSWIDAEYILFLQKLKLTGWKTERLLSPYISWRANWSSGSLDEKLD; encoded by the exons ATGGAAGTGtcgtcatcatcatcaccaccaccaccaccgagTTTTATATTGGAAGAGTGGAATGGTTCTTCTTCAACCAAGCTCTCTAAAACTGCCACCATTACTGCCTCTCCTTCACTCTGTATCCGAAG ATCGACCAGCTATTTCCACCATGTTTGGGGGCGAATTCTCCAAGCGTTTGTACCTGAG GGTTTTCCAAACAGTGTCACCCCAGATTATGTCCCTTTTCAAGTCTGGGACTCCTTGCAG GGTCTTTCTACATACATTAGGACCATGCTTTCTACACAA GCTCTGCTAAGTGCTATTGGTGTTGGAGAAAAATCTGCTACTGTGATTGGTGCTACATTCCAG TGGTTTTTGAGGGACTTAACTGGAATGGTTGGAGGTATTTTATTCACATTTTATCAG GGTTCAAATCTGGATAGCAATGCCAAAATGTGGCGTTTGGTTGCGGATCTTATGAATGATCTGG GAATGTTGATGGACCTGACTTCTCCACTATTTCCTTCTGCTTTTGTTTTTGTAGTTTGCTTAGGGAGCCTATCGAGATCATTCA CTGGTGTTGCAAGTGGAGCAACTAGAGCTGCTTTGACACAACATTTTGCTCTTCAGAATAATGCTGCTGATATCTCAGCTAAG GAGGGAAGTCAAGAAACACTAGCGACAATGTCAGGTATGGCATTGGGTATGTTTCTGGCCCGCATTACCATGGGACACCCACTAGCTATCTGGTTCTCATTTTTGTCTCTTACCGTGTTCCATATGTATG CAAACTACAAGGCTGTCCAGTGTCTTGCTCTGTCTTCAATAAACCCTCAAAGGATTTCAATTCTTTTGCAGCATTTCATGAATACTGGCCAAG TTCTCTTTGCTGAACAGGTATCTAAGATGGAACATATTCTACCTATCTGGGCATCTTCATGGAGATCAAAATGTTCAAACCTACTACATATGCAAATACGCTTAGGGGTGAGGGTCTCTGCAATGAGTCACCCAGAACT GACTGACCTGTTGCGTAATGCCGGTTCACACTATAGAAAAG CGAAGTACGTACTAGTGGAAAGGAATGGAATTATCAGTGTTATTTTGCATAAGGATTCTACTTCTGAAGATGTCTTGCAGTCTTTTGTTCATGCTTATGTGATGGCAACTCTAATTGGTAAAACCAGTTCCATTCATACAGAAAGCCAATCATGGATTGATGCAGAGTATATACTCTTTCTTCAGAAG CTGAAGTTAACAGGTTGGAAAACAGAGCGCCTTCTGTCTCCCTATATCAGTTGGAGGGCAAATTGGAGCTCTGGGTCTTTAGATGAGAAGCTGGATTAA
- the LOC115699164 gene encoding protein root UVB sensitive 3 isoform X1, giving the protein MILDKHSFGQLTSSSTILSPRFDFLVSCNLYCLGRIIVKASELLGRERERECSESAMEVSSSSSPPPPPSFILEEWNGSSSTKLSKTATITASPSLCIRRSTSYFHHVWGRILQAFVPEGFPNSVTPDYVPFQVWDSLQGLSTYIRTMLSTQALLSAIGVGEKSATVIGATFQWFLRDLTGMVGGILFTFYQGSNLDSNAKMWRLVADLMNDLGMLMDLTSPLFPSAFVFVVCLGSLSRSFTGVASGATRAALTQHFALQNNAADISAKEGSQETLATMSGMALGMFLARITMGHPLAIWFSFLSLTVFHMYANYKAVQCLALSSINPQRISILLQHFMNTGQVLFAEQVSKMEHILPIWASSWRSKCSNLLHMQIRLGVRVSAMSHPELTDLLRNAGSHYRKAKYVLVERNGIISVILHKDSTSEDVLQSFVHAYVMATLIGKTSSIHTESQSWIDAEYILFLQKLKLTGWKTERLLSPYISWRANWSSGSLDEKLD; this is encoded by the exons ATGATACTCGACAAGCACAGTTTCGGGCAACTCACATCGTCTTCTACAATACTCTCTCCAAGATTCGATTTTTTGGTTTCTTGTAACTTATATTGTCTAGGAAGAATTATAGTGAAGGCTTCGGAACTTttggggagagagagagagagagag TGTAGCGAATCTGCCATGGAAGTGtcgtcatcatcatcaccaccaccaccaccgagTTTTATATTGGAAGAGTGGAATGGTTCTTCTTCAACCAAGCTCTCTAAAACTGCCACCATTACTGCCTCTCCTTCACTCTGTATCCGAAG ATCGACCAGCTATTTCCACCATGTTTGGGGGCGAATTCTCCAAGCGTTTGTACCTGAG GGTTTTCCAAACAGTGTCACCCCAGATTATGTCCCTTTTCAAGTCTGGGACTCCTTGCAG GGTCTTTCTACATACATTAGGACCATGCTTTCTACACAA GCTCTGCTAAGTGCTATTGGTGTTGGAGAAAAATCTGCTACTGTGATTGGTGCTACATTCCAG TGGTTTTTGAGGGACTTAACTGGAATGGTTGGAGGTATTTTATTCACATTTTATCAG GGTTCAAATCTGGATAGCAATGCCAAAATGTGGCGTTTGGTTGCGGATCTTATGAATGATCTGG GAATGTTGATGGACCTGACTTCTCCACTATTTCCTTCTGCTTTTGTTTTTGTAGTTTGCTTAGGGAGCCTATCGAGATCATTCA CTGGTGTTGCAAGTGGAGCAACTAGAGCTGCTTTGACACAACATTTTGCTCTTCAGAATAATGCTGCTGATATCTCAGCTAAG GAGGGAAGTCAAGAAACACTAGCGACAATGTCAGGTATGGCATTGGGTATGTTTCTGGCCCGCATTACCATGGGACACCCACTAGCTATCTGGTTCTCATTTTTGTCTCTTACCGTGTTCCATATGTATG CAAACTACAAGGCTGTCCAGTGTCTTGCTCTGTCTTCAATAAACCCTCAAAGGATTTCAATTCTTTTGCAGCATTTCATGAATACTGGCCAAG TTCTCTTTGCTGAACAGGTATCTAAGATGGAACATATTCTACCTATCTGGGCATCTTCATGGAGATCAAAATGTTCAAACCTACTACATATGCAAATACGCTTAGGGGTGAGGGTCTCTGCAATGAGTCACCCAGAACT GACTGACCTGTTGCGTAATGCCGGTTCACACTATAGAAAAG CGAAGTACGTACTAGTGGAAAGGAATGGAATTATCAGTGTTATTTTGCATAAGGATTCTACTTCTGAAGATGTCTTGCAGTCTTTTGTTCATGCTTATGTGATGGCAACTCTAATTGGTAAAACCAGTTCCATTCATACAGAAAGCCAATCATGGATTGATGCAGAGTATATACTCTTTCTTCAGAAG CTGAAGTTAACAGGTTGGAAAACAGAGCGCCTTCTGTCTCCCTATATCAGTTGGAGGGCAAATTGGAGCTCTGGGTCTTTAGATGAGAAGCTGGATTAA
- the LOC115699163 gene encoding pentatricopeptide repeat-containing protein At1g69290 encodes MWRKVFSLLPNRAFSSNPEIPTLYSFLQPSIFALKRDPPLPSTKLPTQPPKTLNSDTVTSLETTLHKSLLTDDTDEAWKSFKALTSGSAFPSKSLANSLISHLSSLKDVHNLKRAFASAVYLVEKNPGLLEFETVESLLNSFKCAKTSAPAFALIRCMFKNRFFVPFSVWGNVLVEISKKHENFPAFLRVFEETSRIALDEKLRFMKPDLSACNAALEGCCHQLKSVIEAEKVVETMSVLGVRPDESSFGYLAYLYALKGLEQKIAELKCLMVGFGISTKGLFRSNLISGYVMSGNLDSVSATILCGLGEGGESLNLGEETYCEIVKGFLQNGEVKALATLIIEAQKLETFTVIVDKSVGYGVISACVNIGLSDKAHSILDEMNVQESFLGLGVYLPILKAYCKEHRTAEATQLVMDIRNSGLELDAGTYDALIEASMSSHDFQSALTLFRDMREARVSDLKGSYLTVMTGLMENHRPELMAAFLDEVVEDPRVEVSTHDWNSIIHAFCKAGRLEDARRTFRRMIFLQFKPNEQTYLSLISGYVSAEKYFNVLMLWNEVKRNVSIDGEKGIKFDQTLVDAFLYALVKGGFFDAVMQVVEKSKEMKIFVDKWRYKHAFMETHKKLKVSKLRRRNFRKMEALVAFKNWAGLSA; translated from the coding sequence ATGTGGAGGAAAGTTTTTTCTCTGCTTCCAAACAGAGCCTTTTCCTCCAATCCTGAAATTCCAACCCTTTACTCCTTTCTCCAACCCTCCATTTTCGCCCTTAAGAGAGACCCACCTCTTCCCTCCACCAAGCTCCCTACTCAACCCCCTAAAACCCTAAACTCAGACACCGTAACCTCTCTAGAGACCACTCTCCACAAATCCCTCCTCACCGATGACACTGATGAAGCTTGGAAGTCCTTCAAGGCTCTCACGAGTGGCTCCGCCTTCCCAAGTAAGTCTCTCGCCAATTCACTAATTTCCCATTTGTCTTCGCTCAAAGACGTTCACAATCTCAAAAGGGCTTTTGCCTCTGCCGTTTATCTAGTTGAGAAAAACCCAGGACTGTTAGAGTTTGAAACAGTTGAATCTCTTTTAAACTCGTTCAAATGTGCCAAAACTTCTGCCCCTGCTTTTGCTTTGATCAGGTGCATGTTCAAGAATAGGTTTTTCGTTCCCTTTAGTGTTTGGGGAAATGTGCTCGTTGAAATTAGTAAAAAACATGAGAATTTCCCGGCCTTTTTGAGGGTTTTCGAAGAAACTTCTAGGATTGCTCTGGATGAGAAATTGAGGTTTATGAAACCCGACTTGTCAGCTTGCAATGCGGCGCTTGAGGGCTGTTGTCATCAGCTAAAGTCAGTGATTGAAGCTGAGAAAGTTGTCGAAACAATGTCGGTTTTGGGTGTTCGTCCTGATGAAAGCAGTTTTGGTTATCTTGCTTATCTGTATGCACTTAAGGGTCTTGAGCAGAAAATAGCTGAGTTAAAGTGTTTAATGGTTGGGTTTGGTATTTCCACTAAAGGGCTTTTTAGGAGTAATTTGATTAGTGGGTATGTGATGTCTGGTAATTTAGATTCTGTTTCAGCTACTATTTTGTGTGGTCTGGGAGAAGGTGGAGAAAGCTTGAATCTAGGTGAAGAAACCTATTGTGAAATTGTGAAAGGATTTCTTCAAAATGGTGAAGTCAAAGCTTTAGCTACTTTGATTATTGAAGCTCAGAAGCTAGAGACTTTTACTGTTATAGTTGATAAATCTGTTGGGTATGGTGTCATTAGCGCCTGTGTTAATATTGGATTATCAGACAAAGCACACAGCATTCTGGATGAAATGAATGTTCAAGAAAGCTTCTTGGGGCTTGGTGTTTATTTGCCAATTTTGAAGGCTTACTGCAAAGAACATCGAACTGCTGAAGCCACTCAGTTGGTCATGGATATTCGGAACTCGGGGCTTGAGTTGGATGCGGGAACATATGATGCTCTTATAGAAGCATCCATGTCTAGTCATGATTTTCAGTCTGCTCTTACTTTGTTCAGGGACATGAGAGAAGCAAGAGTATCTGATTTGAAGGGCAGTTACCTTACCGTAATGACAGGATTGATGGAGAATCATCGGCCAGAGTTAATGGCAGCTTTCCTAGATGAGGTCGTTGAGGACCCTCGAGTTGAAGTTAGTACCCATGATTGGAATTCAATAATTCATGCCTTTTGTAAGGCTGGGAGACTAGAAGATGCAAGGAGGACTTTTAGAAGGATGATATTCCTGCAGTTCAAACCAAATGAACAGACATATTTATCTTTGATTAGTGGTTATGTGTCTGCTGAGAAATATTTCAATGTTTTGATGCTTTGGAATGAAGTAAAGCGAAATGTTTCAATTGATGGCGAGAAGGGGATTAAATTTGATCAGACCTTGGTTGATGCCTTCCTCTATGCTCTTGTCAAGGGAGGTTTTTTTGATGCAGTTATGCAAGTTGTTGAGAAATCTaaggagatgaagatttttGTGGATAAGTGGAGGTACAAGCACGCATTTATGGAAACCCACAAGAAGCTTAAAGTGTCAAAGTTGAGGAGGAGGAACTTTAGGAAAATGGAAGCACTTGTTGCTTTCAAGAATTGGGCTGGCTTAAGTGCATAA
- the LOC115700022 gene encoding heterogeneous nuclear ribonucleoprotein 1-like — protein MSSNTEQPIAPQSDQQLISNNDPQISNHNGPEVTTIGSDDPVQVTSSIPQNGVVGEETNANNSIFYKNKIFIGGLPHVIDETEVKAYFTTFGEVLKTQILRDVATGRGRGFGFITFSTEEAVEQVLKNNFHNLKNKLVEVKRAKRRETNRVGGVLAQSNINNNNNNMYCYYNSNSINNNYYNYYYYHNNYINELSIYNPRQIIMPVNPPVYPNYPFSHPHGPHPS, from the exons ATGTCATCTAATACTGAACAACCTATTGCTCCTCAATCTGATCAACAACTAATTTCTAACAATGATCCACAAATTAGTAATCACAATGGTCCTGAGGTTACTACCATTGGTTCTGATGATCCAGTACAGGTCACTTCTTCTATTCCACAG aatGGTGTAGTAGGGGAAGAAACAAATGCCAACAATTCTATTTTCTACAAGAATAAGATCTTTATTGGAGGATTGCCTCACGTGATTGATGAAACTGAAGTAAAAGCGTATTTCACCACATTTGGTGAGGTACTAAAAACCCAAATTCTGCGTGATGTGGCAACTGGTAGAGGCAGGGGTTTCGGATTCATCACTTTCAGTACGGAAGAAGCTGTGGAACAAgtcttgaaaaataattttcacaacCTCAAGAACAAGCTTGTAGAGGTTAAGAGGGCCAAAAGAAGGGAGACCAATCGTGTTGGTGGTGTACTTGCACAATctaacatcaacaacaacaataacaacatGTACTGCTACTACAATAGTAATAGTATCAACAACAACTATTATAATTACTACTATTACCACAACAATTATATTAATGAGCTTTCCATATATAATCCACGTCAAATAATTATGCCTGTAAACCCTCCTGTCTACCCGAATTACCCATTCTCACATCCTCACGGACCTCACCCTTCTTGA